The genomic interval GCGCCACGTGCTGGTTCACCTGGGCCAGGCGGCTACCTAGCGCGCCGATCGTCCATTGCAACCGGCCGCCAGCGTCGACCAGCGCCTTCTGATGGGCAAAATGCCAGACGCCGCTTCCCCAGTTCTGCAGATTCACATAGCGCAGCCGCGCACCGCGGCCGACGAAAATCTCGATCGCGCCGCAATGCAGACCAGGCTCGCCATCACTGCCGGCCGTTTCCGCCAGCAGCGTGGCCTCGGCCCCCTCTTCGAGGATCACCAAAGTTTTGGCCAAATCTACGCCGCCGGCCAAACCGTTGAGGATGTGCAACGGGCGCTCGACGACGACGCCACGCGGAACGTACAACACCGACCCGCCCGACCAGGCCGCCGCCTGCAGCGCGGCGAGTTTGTCGGTCGAAGGGGCGATCGCGCGCTTCGTGAAATAGGGACGCAGTAACTCGGCATGCTCGACCAGTAATCGATCCAGGCTGCCAAAGATGACACCTTTCGCCGCTAATGCCGGATCGACGGCACCGTTCATCGGACGGCTGTTGAGCGTCACGTCATGTCCGGCCAGATCGACTCCGTGACTCAACAGCGCCGTTGGCGCCGCGGCACCGGCCGGCAATTCGCCCGGAAACGTAAAGCGGTCGAGGTGGAACAAACGCAGGTCGGTGCGCATCCACTCTTCGTCGCTACGAGATGGCATGGGCAA from Pirellulales bacterium carries:
- the sufD gene encoding Fe-S cluster assembly protein SufD, giving the protein MASTATQAGFTQDAFDTFLTARDEPAWLTEARQQAWGEFQRLPMPSRSDEEWMRTDLRLFHLDRFTFPGELPAGAAAPTALLSHGVDLAGHDVTLNSRPMNGAVDPALAAKGVIFGSLDRLLVEHAELLRPYFTKRAIAPSTDKLAALQAAAWSGGSVLYVPRGVVVERPLHILNGLAGGVDLAKTLVILEEGAEATLLAETAGSDGEPGLHCGAIEIFVGRGARLRYVNLQNWGSGVWHFAHQKALVDAGGRLQWTIGALGSRLAQVNQHVALVGSGAEAQVNGVMFTEGKQQLTYNTLQHHRADHCRSDLLYKGALQDRSRVVWRGMIKVDKEAQKTDGYQRNDNLMLSEHSRADSIPGLEIEADDVRCTHGSTAGRVDDEQIFYARCRGLTRKEAIRMIVAGFFQQVFDRITIESVRNAMGEAIGRRIREYD